Proteins from one Mytilus galloprovincialis chromosome 11, xbMytGall1.hap1.1, whole genome shotgun sequence genomic window:
- the LOC143052580 gene encoding uncharacterized protein LOC143052580, whose amino-acid sequence MQTEIMSKQIKKTYGIKFPRPKFGFMFNVEKGLNKLKSHKQKSVKTAYLLAIFLGPFGAHHFYLNRWFMGVVYLLTFGIFGVGWIIDLFRIRSLVEDENEACDDDKYKTEKTVLDSYLVWFPFGIIGWHHFYLRNFSLALLYLLTFGVYGIGWVLDGFFMPSLVEQSNTKEKFSTDLEILKTYLIAASPFGILGAHQYYSGRILWGLSYTFTLGGLGIWWLFDLFRISAIVHRRKQWKVGVNLNKIYADDVYLIWIWFGILGGHHFYLRRYKAGFLYLFTLGCFGVGWLVDLVRIPWIVRDYNLDHVEQDEITFSDAFMESLSDFDRQEIQRAIRRARYSGDDNSVFENDDGDEIVSGHEFYGLDSSLNSSQRPKFDVGSRRESTIEDDKNVAMVTTVAIISSPDESVTASAKTEKSHKRTTDNNESFGKGKKSKSRGEKDKTVMLNPALFSALHNISENEDHPINASINRSKSIPARLCNENSLKRYSNNMLERKSSVHTLQINEINHIETNTNHNCHSANDIIINNTEATDLHTNDRRKLGKSASSQSFTSTAVLNRVNSDAGEEDAATKRKRKLLMRSNTQVAGLSWYDPHDAAQNVKPNRRASESEINDNSLNSNDSVSTLPRVTKIPIRAVKKAVMKRENSLPIMSSAQTQTFSRIDEESDLEINVQKAKNILPNGRKKCHSISEEIVHIVSSASLVNVFDDVEEIPTGPDTSNKLSSNMFTAGKDTGIGLHNAISESRPITKRSMSFPSRQISLNEDTSYQNGNVLIVDDGEHFDNSKSLRRSSTQSGIKELVPEESTKLKKRRKSFIPKLTKSKSDANTPVMKLDVNDDENTHEAWSSGDTSKPGFLTIK is encoded by the exons ATGCAAACTGAAATCATGTCGAAACAAATAAAGAAGACATATGGTATCAAATTTCCGAGACCTAAGTTTGGATTTATGTTCAATGTGGAAAAAGGATTAAACAAACTAAAAAGTCATAAACAGAAGTCGGTCAAGACAGCATACTTATTAGCCATTTTCTTAGGTCCATTCGGAGCGCATCATTTTTATCTAAACCGATGGTTTATGGGAGTTGTGTATCTGTTGACGTTCGGGATCTTTGGAGTAGGGTGGATAATAGACTTGTTCCGAATACGCTCTTTGGTCGAGGATGAGAATGAAGCGTGTGATGATGATAAGTATAAGACGGAGAAGACAGTGTTGGATTCGTATCTTGTTTGGTTTCCTTTCGGGATAATAG gtTGGCATCACTTTTACCTGAGGAACTTCTCGTTAGCATTGCTATATCTTTTAACATTTGGAGTGTACGGTATAGGCTGGGTTCTGGATGGGTTTTTCATGCCATCTTTAGTAGAACAAAGCAACACAAAAGAAAAATTCTCAACTGATCTAGAAATTCTGAAAACATACTTAATTGCTGCATCGCCCTTCGGAATTCTCGGTGCTCATCAGTATTACAGTGGGAGAATTTTATGGGGATTGTCATACACGTTCACATTAGGAGGTTTGGGAATTTGGTGGCTATTTGATTTGTTTAGAATTTCCGCCATTGTTCACAGGCGGAAACAATGGAAAGTTGGAGTTAATCTAAACAAAATATACGCAGACGATGTGTACCTGATTTGGATATGGTTTGGAATATTGGGAGGACATCATTTTTACCTCCGACGATATAAAGCAGGGTTTTTGTATCTATTTACATTAGGTTGTTTTGGCGTCGGGTGGTTGGTAGATCTCGTTAGAATTCCGTGGATTGTACGTGATTATAATTTGGACCATGTTGAACAGGACGAAATTACATTTAGCGATGCTTTTATGGAGTCGTTATCAGATTTTGACCGACAGGAAATACAACGTGCTATAAGGCGCGCTCGCTACAGTGGTGATGATAATTCTGTCTTTGAAAACGATGACGGAGATGAAATTGTAAGTGGTCATGAGTTTTACGGATTAGATTCTTCTTTAAATAGTTCACAACGACCAAAATTTGACGTAGGCTCAAGAAGAGAGTCAACTATTGAAGATGATAAAAACGTAGCCATGGTAACAACAGTGGCAATAATTTCTAGTCCAGATGAATCCGTTACAGCATCTGCAAAAACCGAAAAGTCACATAAACGAACCACAGATAATAACGAGTCCTTTGGTAAAGGCAAAAAGTCGAAATCTCGGGGCGAGAAAGACAAAACGGTAATGTTAAACCCTGCTTTATTTAGTGCTTTACATAATATTAGCGAGAATGAGGACCATCCGATAAATGCATCTATAAATCGTTCAAAGAGTATTCCAGCAAGATTGTGCAATGAAAATAGCTTAAAAAGATATTCTAACAATATGCTAGAAAGAAAATCATCAGTGCATACGTTGCAAATAAATGAAATCAATCACATCGAAACCAATACAAACCATAACTGTCATAGTGcaaatgatattataataaataatacGGAAGCTACAGACCTTCATACAAATGATAGAAGAAAGCTTGGAAAATCTGCGAGTTCCCAATCCTTCACATCTACAGCTGTTCTCAATCGTGTAAACTCTGATGCAGGTGAAGAGGATGCTGCAACTAAGCGGAAGCGGAAGCTGCTCATGCGATCCAACACGCAAGTAGCTGGATTATCGTGGTATGATCCTCATGACGCTGCACAAAATGTTAAACCAAATCGTAGAGCAAGTGAGAGtgaaataaatgataattcattaaataGTAATGATTCAGTTTCAACACTTCCTAGAGTAACGAAAATTCCTATACGTGCAGTAAAAAAGGCAGTCATGAAAAGAGAGAATTCTCTTCCAATTATGTCGTCTGCGCAAACGCAAACTTTTTCAAGAATTGACGAGGAATCAGACCTTGAAATAAATGttcaaaaagcaaaaaatatactTCCAAATGGTAGGAAAAAGTGTCACAGCATCTCCGAGGAAATTGTTCATATTGTATCGTCTGCTTCGTTAGTCAATGTTTTTGATGACGTAGAAGAAATTCCAACAGGTCCAGATACGTCAAATAAATTGTCATCAAACATGTTTACAGCAGGTAAAGATACAGGTATAGGACTTCATAATGCCATTTCTGAAAGTAGACCAATTACTAAACGATCAATGAGTTTTCCTAGTCGACAAATATCACTTAATGAAGACACGTCTTATCAAAATGGCAATGTGCTTATTGTTGATGACGGAGAACATTTTGACAATTCGAAGTCGTTAAGACGTTCGTCCACCCAATCTGGGATAAAAGAATTAGTACCTGAAGAAAGTACAAAACTTAAGAAGAGGAGAAAATCATTTATTCCGAAGCTAACTAAATCTAAGTCag atgcCAATACACCGGTGATGAAGCTTGATGTGAATGACGACGAGAACACACACGAAGCATGGTCATCAGGTGATACCAGTAAACCAGGATTTCTTACAATAAAATGA